The following proteins are encoded in a genomic region of Camelus ferus isolate YT-003-E chromosome 8, BCGSAC_Cfer_1.0, whole genome shotgun sequence:
- the MARCKS gene encoding myristoylated alanine-rich C-kinase substrate, translating to MGAQFSKTAAKGEAAAERPGEAAVASSPSKANGQENGHVKVNGDASPAAAEPGAKEELQANGSAPAADKEEPAAAGSGAASPTAAEKDEPAAAAPEAGASPAEKEAPAEGEAAEPGSPTAAEGEAASAASSTSSPKAEDGATPSPSNETPKKKKKRFSFKKSFKLSGFSFKKNKKEAGEGGEAEGAAGASAEGGKDEAPGGAAAAAGEAGVASGEPVAAPGEEAAVGEEGAAGGDAQEAKLEEATVAPEKPPASEEAKAAEEPTKAEEKTEEAGASAAASEAPSASGPGAPLEQEAAPAEEEAAAAASSACAAPSQEAQPECSPEAPQAEAAE from the exons ATGGGTGCCCAGTTCTCCAAGACCGCTGCGAAAGGAGAAGCCGCCGCGGAGAGGCCCGGGGAGGCGGCTGTGGCCTCGTCGCCTTCCAAAGCGAATGGGCAG GAAAATGGCCACGTGAAGGTAAACGGCGACGCTTCTCCCGCGGCCGCCGAGCCGGGCGCCAAGGAGGAGCTGCAGGCCAACGGCAGCGCCCCGGCCGCCGACAAGGAGGAGCCCGCGGCCGCCGGGAGTGGGGCTGCGTCGCCCACCGCGGCTGAGAAAGATGAaccggccgccgccgcccccgagGCCGGGGCCAGCCCCGCGGAGAAAGAGGCCCCCGCGGAGGGCGAGGCGGCCGAGCCCGGCTCACCCACAGCCGCCGAGGGGGAGGCCGCGTCGGCTGCCTCCTCGACGTCTTCGCCCAAGGCCGAGGACGGGGCCACGCCCTCGCCCAGCAACGAGAccccgaaaaaaaaaaagaagcgcTTTTCCTTCAAGAAGTCTTTCAAGTTGAGCGGCTTCTCTTTCAAGAAGAacaagaaggaggcaggagagggcggTGAGGCTGAGGGCGCAGCCGGCGCCTCGGCCGAAGGCGGCAAGGACGAGGCCCCTGGGGGCGCTGCCGCGGCCGCCGGCGAGGCAGGCGTGGCCTCCGGGGAGCCGGTGGCGGCGCCGGGCGAGGAGGCGGCCGTGGGCGaggagggggcggcggggggcgACGCGCAGGAGGCCAAGCTCGAGGAGGCCACCGTCGCGCCCGAGAAGCCGCCCGCCAGCGAGGAGGCCAAGGCCGCAGAGGAGCCCACCAAGGCGGAGGAGAAGACCGAGGAGGCTGGGGCCAGCGCCGCCGCCAGCGAGGCGCCCTCGGCCTCCGGGCCCGGCGCACCCCTGGAGCAGGAGGCGGCCCCggcggaggaggaggcggcggccgcAGCGTCGTCAGCCTGCGCAGCCCCCTCACAGGAGGCCCAGCCCGAGTGCAGTCCAGAAGCCCCCCAAGCGGAGGCGGCAGAGTAA